The DNA segment GCCATGTTTATCGCAAAAGTTTGAGCCAATAGCATGATATCGCCAGTGCGGCTGCGTAAAGGCGGCAGGGTAATAACATCGAAGGCTAAGCGATCTAATAAATCGGCTCTAAAATGACCTTGCATCACCAATTGCGGTAAATCTTGATTGGTTGCACAAATTAGCCGGACATCGGTGTTAACGGGCTGGTTACCACCAACCCGTTCAAATTCACCATATTCAATGACATTGAGTAATTTTTGTTGGATTAAACTCGACGTATTAGCGAGTTCGTCAATAAACAAGCTGCCTTGGTCGGCGCGTTCAAAACGGCCTAAATGACGTTTGTTGGCTCCCGTAAAAGCACCTGATTCATGACCAAACAGTTCACTTTCGAGCACGTTTTCATTGAGCGTGGCGCAATTGAGTTTTAAATATGATTGCTGCCAGCGTTTAGACAAATAATGAAGACGTTCGGCAATTAGCTCCTTGCCAGTGCCGCGTTCGCCAATGATTAAGACCGGTTTATCGATCTGAGCGACCAATGAAACATGATCTAATACTTCTAAAAAGCAACTTGCTTGACCAATCAGGTTATCTTTACGACTAAATCTATTCATTGGCGATTATCACTAGTTTGTGGCTGATTTGACTAATTTATAGTCTATCAGACTAATTTAATAATGGGTTGTTTTTATTGTGATAGTAGGTTTGTGTGGTTTTGTGGTTATATTTCAATCTGTTAGGTTGTTACGTTTGAGGTTGGCACTATTTCTGCTATGTAGAGCATAAGTTGGATAAACCAGCATCGATGATTTTATAGCAATTAGTTAAGAGGTGTATGATGGGAATTTTTAGTCGATTTGCCGATATCGTTAATTCGAATATCACGTCTTTGTTAGAT comes from the Gammaproteobacteria bacterium genome and includes:
- the pspF gene encoding phage shock protein operon transcriptional activator; translated protein: MNRFSRKDNLIGQASCFLEVLDHVSLVAQIDKPVLIIGERGTGKELIAERLHYLSKRWQQSYLKLNCATLNENVLESELFGHESGAFTGANKRHLGRFERADQGSLFIDELANTSSLIQQKLLNVIEYGEFERVGGNQPVNTDVRLICATNQDLPQLVMQGHFRADLLDRLAFDVITLPPLRSRTGDIMLLAQTFAINMARQLQYEYFAGFSASAQQSLQSYHWPGNVRELKNVVERSLYRHQDPTSPVQDIILDAFDSPFRPQQNGDTTTNMPQQNHHLPIEPLTNIQVIDPISAPDFPLCFKTVSADFEMNLISQALSTSRHNQQQAAKLLGITYHQLRGLLKKYQI